In Mycolicibacterium phocaicum, one DNA window encodes the following:
- a CDS encoding methyltransferase family protein yields MPGTMAGLIPYSLTGWRRIGDLFGLPGIWVGGVVLILLGLPVLLAAIYKFASDGLGTPLPMAPTQTLVVTGPHRYVRNPMYLAVATVILGQALVLGQPVLLWYLVFFVLATSAFVYFYEQPALTRQFGDEYRRYCASVPAWVPRVMPYRP; encoded by the coding sequence GTGCCGGGCACCATGGCCGGCCTGATCCCGTATTCGCTGACCGGTTGGCGGCGGATTGGGGACTTGTTCGGCCTACCTGGCATTTGGGTGGGCGGCGTGGTGCTGATTCTTCTGGGGCTTCCGGTACTGCTCGCGGCGATCTACAAATTCGCCAGTGACGGGCTCGGCACGCCATTGCCGATGGCGCCGACGCAGACCTTGGTCGTGACGGGGCCGCACCGGTACGTCCGCAACCCGATGTATCTCGCGGTTGCGACTGTCATCCTCGGTCAAGCGTTGGTTCTCGGTCAGCCTGTACTCCTTTGGTACTTAGTGTTTTTCGTGTTGGCGACGAGCGCGTTCGTGTACTTCTATGAGCAGCCTGCGCTGACGAGGCAATTCGGCGACGAGTACCGGCGCTACTGTGCGTCCGTCCCGGCCTGGGTGCCGCGGGTGATGCCGTATCGACCGTAG
- a CDS encoding cation transporter, producing the protein MSQVLEVQGMSCGHCVASITSAVEPLPGVTGVEVDLKAGTVRVDGEPDRAAVAAAIEDAGYDVVQPA; encoded by the coding sequence ATGAGTCAGGTACTTGAAGTTCAGGGAATGTCGTGCGGACACTGCGTCGCGTCCATCACCTCTGCTGTCGAGCCGCTGCCCGGCGTGACCGGTGTCGAGGTCGACCTCAAGGCCGGAACCGTACGGGTGGACGGCGAGCCCGACCGCGCCGCCGTTGCCGCCGCCATCGAAGACGCCGGATACGACGTCGTCCAACCGGCATGA
- a CDS encoding DUF3558 domain-containing protein: MIPAMSACSDDSSSGGAQAGGPSGPAASGPAKHGPMFPVCGGVSDQTVTQLTQVTGLVNTAKNSVGCQWLVNGGILGPHFSFTWYRGSPIGRERKTEERTRADVNDININGHSGFVALGEDPMIGKSLCEVGIQFDDDFIEWSISFSQKPFPDPCDIAKELARQSIANAK; encoded by the coding sequence ATGATTCCGGCGATGTCCGCCTGCTCGGACGACAGCAGCAGCGGCGGCGCCCAGGCGGGCGGCCCGTCGGGCCCGGCTGCGTCGGGTCCGGCCAAGCATGGCCCCATGTTCCCGGTGTGCGGCGGCGTCAGCGATCAGACCGTCACCCAGCTGACCCAGGTCACGGGCCTCGTCAACACCGCGAAGAACTCCGTCGGCTGCCAGTGGCTGGTCAACGGTGGCATCCTCGGTCCGCACTTCTCGTTCACCTGGTACCGGGGCAGCCCAATCGGCCGCGAACGCAAGACCGAGGAGCGGACGCGGGCCGACGTCAACGACATCAACATCAACGGCCACTCCGGTTTCGTCGCACTCGGCGAGGACCCGATGATCGGCAAGAGCCTGTGTGAGGTCGGCATCCAGTTCGACGACGACTTCATCGAATGGTCCATCAGCTTCTCCCAGAAGCCGTTCCCTGATCCGTGCGACATCGCCAAGGAACTGGCCCGGCAATCGATTGCGAACGCGAAATGA
- a CDS encoding HNH endonuclease, which produces MGITPDLNPLLDHLRGVVVPENMSGEDAVNVTRLLLLIRGVVDHLSATMTAVLDRCGVAASQGRSPRELLMSLGCAPSVAERLIRVGGALPALPTLAAHAGDGAISGEHVDAIVKGINHIQARAPGPVDEQARFAQVTDLLGQFFSGATPADIGNRARRLGNRHAAAEGGLPAAEDRSVNTVDHRITSDGRVQVRADLDAEVGAKYIAAMEEHSAPRPEPDGTPDVRSAGRRRADALEAVLDIAARGGDIASAPRTQLLITVPADTPDLATLEFIGSISTMTLDRLTCDTTVTTIIVDGEHVPLDMSREKRLFPPHLRKALYLRDQCCIKCGAPPGRTHAHHIVHWTHHGETSLGNGCLLCPACHANVHHDGWDVVMGMDKHPWLIPPAAVDPDRKPIPAYNRRTMRLDTAA; this is translated from the coding sequence ATGGGAATCACACCGGATCTCAACCCACTCCTCGACCACCTGCGCGGCGTGGTCGTCCCTGAGAACATGTCGGGCGAGGATGCCGTCAACGTCACGCGGCTGCTGCTGCTGATCCGGGGCGTGGTTGACCATCTCTCCGCGACAATGACCGCGGTGCTGGACCGCTGTGGTGTGGCGGCATCGCAGGGCCGATCGCCGCGCGAGCTGCTGATGTCGTTGGGGTGTGCACCCTCGGTGGCCGAACGGCTGATCCGCGTCGGCGGTGCGCTGCCGGCGCTGCCCACGCTCGCGGCGCACGCCGGCGACGGGGCGATCTCCGGTGAGCATGTCGATGCGATCGTCAAAGGCATCAACCACATACAGGCCCGCGCGCCCGGACCAGTCGACGAGCAAGCCCGGTTCGCGCAGGTGACCGATCTGCTGGGCCAGTTCTTCTCCGGAGCCACCCCGGCCGACATCGGCAACCGGGCCCGCCGGTTGGGCAACCGGCACGCCGCCGCAGAAGGCGGGCTGCCCGCCGCCGAAGACCGCTCGGTCAACACCGTCGACCACCGCATCACCTCCGATGGGCGGGTCCAGGTCCGCGCGGACCTGGACGCTGAGGTCGGCGCCAAATACATCGCCGCGATGGAGGAGCACTCGGCACCGCGGCCCGAACCCGACGGAACCCCAGATGTGCGTTCCGCGGGGCGGCGGCGCGCTGATGCGCTGGAGGCGGTGTTGGATATCGCCGCCCGCGGCGGCGATATTGCCAGCGCGCCGCGCACCCAACTACTCATCACCGTGCCCGCCGACACCCCGGACCTGGCCACGCTGGAATTCATTGGATCGATCAGCACCATGACCCTGGACCGGCTCACCTGCGACACCACCGTCACCACGATCATCGTCGACGGCGAACACGTACCCCTCGATATGAGCCGCGAGAAACGCCTGTTCCCACCTCACCTACGCAAAGCGCTATATCTGCGCGATCAATGCTGCATCAAATGCGGCGCACCACCCGGACGCACCCACGCCCACCACATCGTGCACTGGACCCACCACGGCGAAACATCACTGGGCAACGGGTGCCTGCTGTGCCCGGCGTGTCACGCCAACGTGCATCACGACGGCTGGGACGTCGTCATGGGAATGGACAAACACCCCTGGCTCATCCCACCCGCGGCCGTCGACCCGGACCGAAAACCCATCCCCGCGTACAACCGCCGCACCATGCGACTCGACACGGCCGCGTAA
- a CDS encoding DUF3558 domain-containing protein: MTRRKLAGAVAVMSALALVGCARSVEGTAMKEGAGGGSEHSADSYPNLLKECDVLTNDVLAKTVGADPLDIQSTFVGAVCRWQALNQSAGLIDITRFWYEQGSLDEETKVAQHLNYKYETKAIAGVKSIIMHPNDPNGSCGVASDAAGVVGWWVNPQGPGADTCGMATKLMELTLATNS, encoded by the coding sequence ATGACACGACGGAAACTGGCTGGAGCGGTCGCCGTGATGTCGGCGCTGGCGCTGGTGGGTTGCGCCCGCTCGGTCGAGGGCACCGCGATGAAGGAAGGCGCCGGCGGCGGCAGCGAGCACTCGGCGGATTCGTACCCGAACCTGCTCAAAGAGTGCGACGTGCTGACCAACGACGTGCTGGCCAAGACGGTCGGCGCGGACCCGCTGGACATCCAGAGCACCTTCGTGGGCGCGGTGTGCCGGTGGCAGGCGCTGAACCAGTCGGCGGGCCTCATCGACATCACCCGGTTCTGGTACGAGCAGGGCAGCCTCGATGAAGAGACCAAGGTCGCCCAGCACCTGAACTACAAGTACGAGACCAAGGCGATCGCCGGCGTGAAGTCGATCATCATGCACCCGAACGATCCCAACGGCTCGTGCGGCGTGGCCAGTGACGCCGCCGGTGTCGTGGGCTGGTGGGTCAACCCGCAGGGGCCGGGCGCCGACACCTGTGGCATGGCCACCAAGCTGATGGAGCTGACGCTCGCCACCAACTCCTAG
- a CDS encoding SixA phosphatase family protein: MTGTRTLILLRHAKSDYPDGVADHERPLAKRGIREAALAGDWIRENLPPVDAVLCSTATRTRQTLERTGISAPVTFVERLYNATAGIAIEVINGAPEAANTLLVIGHEPVMSSLALSLASLDASDPDVAGQIAMKYPTSAIAVLHTDRHWTQVELRSATLDQFHIPR, from the coding sequence GTGACGGGAACCCGAACATTGATCCTGCTGCGGCACGCGAAATCCGACTACCCCGACGGGGTCGCCGACCATGAGCGGCCGCTCGCCAAGCGCGGCATCCGCGAAGCGGCACTGGCCGGAGACTGGATTCGGGAAAATCTCCCGCCCGTCGACGCCGTCCTGTGCTCGACCGCCACCCGGACCCGACAGACGCTCGAGCGCACCGGCATCAGCGCGCCCGTGACATTCGTCGAGCGCCTCTACAACGCCACGGCAGGCATCGCCATCGAGGTCATCAACGGCGCGCCGGAGGCAGCGAACACGCTGCTGGTGATCGGCCACGAACCGGTCATGTCATCGCTCGCGCTGAGTCTGGCGTCGCTCGACGCGAGCGACCCTGACGTCGCCGGTCAGATTGCGATGAAGTACCCGACGTCAGCGATCGCCGTCCTGCACACCGACCGGCACTGGACGCAGGTCGAGCTGCGCAGCGCCACGTTGGACCAGTTCCACATCCCCCGCTAG
- a CDS encoding glucose-6-phosphate dehydrogenase: protein MSDRLFNYIGEMLCGGLDADLASACVLGPGDFTKFLTDDVRLHVIQGRLAAEEWGSAEQHGPVRVLATHIVITEHGLLYAAEVGGPNPGYYLAAPRALLEPVADHIADSPPPSGTAAAVDCRLEHDLTSIWQFESALRHRLESDPVIRVQLTSAFAA, encoded by the coding sequence ATGAGCGATCGGTTGTTCAATTACATCGGCGAGATGCTGTGCGGCGGCCTGGATGCCGACCTCGCTTCAGCCTGTGTGCTCGGGCCGGGTGACTTCACGAAATTCTTGACCGATGACGTGCGACTGCACGTCATTCAGGGACGGTTGGCGGCCGAGGAATGGGGCAGCGCCGAGCAGCACGGCCCGGTGCGAGTGCTGGCCACGCACATCGTCATCACCGAGCATGGGCTGCTGTATGCGGCCGAGGTCGGCGGGCCGAATCCCGGCTACTACCTCGCGGCGCCGCGGGCACTGCTCGAACCTGTTGCCGACCACATCGCCGACAGCCCGCCGCCGTCGGGCACGGCCGCTGCCGTGGACTGCCGACTGGAGCACGACCTCACCTCCATCTGGCAGTTCGAGAGTGCACTGCGGCACCGCCTCGAGTCCGATCCGGTCATCCGAGTCCAACTGACCTCTGCGTTCGCGGCCTGA
- a CDS encoding ABC transporter ATP-binding protein — MLWALLRQYTRPYRRQLTVVATLQLISTLASLYLPTLNARIIDHGVARGDTAVIGRLGAVMLGVSALQVLCAVGAVYFGSRAGMGFGRDLRWAVFRQVLGWSNAEAVRFGAPTLMTRTTNDVQQIQVLVQMTCTMLITAPIMCVGGIAMAVHQNAGLSWLLLVSVPMMAVCNYLIISRLLPLFRRMQRLIDNINRVLREQLTGIRVVRAFSREDAERARFADANHELTDTTLTVGRWQALMLPATTLVVNLSSVAVIWFGGIRIDHGQMQVGSLIAFLSYFMQILMAVLMVTIVLVILPRASVCAERITDVLATEPSIVSPAAPLVPEVRCGKVQVTAATFGYPGADDPVLHGVSLTALPGTVTAIVGSTGSGKSTLMALLCRMYDVTSGSVMVDGVDVRDYDPEQLWSTIGVVPQRGHVFSGTVADNLRFGKADATEDEMWAALGVASADFVADHPEGLGMPVAQGGTNFSGGQRQRLAIARAVVRRPAVYLFDDAFSALDVHTDARVRAALSAVAADATVIIVAQRLSTVITADQIVVLDSGRVVGAGTHAELLESCAVYREFADSQAIVAGGVA; from the coding sequence ATGCTCTGGGCACTGCTGCGGCAGTACACGAGGCCGTATCGGCGGCAGCTGACGGTGGTGGCGACGCTGCAACTGATCAGCACGCTGGCCTCGCTGTATCTGCCCACGCTCAACGCCCGCATCATCGACCACGGCGTCGCACGCGGCGACACCGCCGTCATCGGGCGGCTCGGCGCCGTCATGCTCGGCGTCAGCGCGCTGCAGGTGCTGTGCGCCGTCGGCGCCGTCTACTTCGGTTCCCGCGCCGGCATGGGCTTCGGCCGCGACCTGCGCTGGGCAGTCTTCCGCCAGGTGCTCGGCTGGTCCAACGCCGAAGCCGTGCGGTTCGGGGCGCCCACGCTCATGACCCGCACCACCAACGACGTCCAGCAGATCCAGGTCCTGGTGCAGATGACCTGCACCATGCTGATCACCGCGCCGATCATGTGCGTCGGTGGCATCGCGATGGCCGTGCACCAGAACGCCGGCCTGTCGTGGCTGCTGCTGGTCAGCGTGCCGATGATGGCGGTGTGCAATTACCTGATCATCTCCCGGCTGCTGCCGCTGTTCCGCCGGATGCAGCGGCTGATCGACAACATCAATCGCGTGCTGCGCGAGCAGCTCACCGGTATCCGCGTGGTCCGGGCCTTCTCGCGCGAGGACGCCGAACGCGCCCGGTTCGCCGACGCGAATCACGAGCTGACCGACACCACCCTGACCGTCGGCCGGTGGCAGGCCCTGATGCTGCCCGCGACGACGCTCGTGGTGAATCTGTCCAGCGTGGCGGTGATCTGGTTCGGCGGTATCCGCATCGATCACGGCCAGATGCAGGTCGGCTCGCTGATCGCGTTCCTCTCGTACTTCATGCAGATCCTGATGGCCGTGCTGATGGTGACCATCGTGCTGGTGATCCTGCCGCGCGCGTCGGTGTGCGCCGAGCGGATCACCGATGTGCTCGCGACCGAGCCGTCGATCGTGTCACCCGCCGCGCCCCTGGTGCCGGAGGTTCGGTGCGGGAAGGTCCAGGTGACGGCAGCCACCTTCGGGTATCCCGGGGCCGACGACCCTGTGTTGCACGGGGTTTCACTGACTGCTTTACCGGGGACGGTGACGGCCATCGTGGGATCGACCGGCTCCGGCAAGTCGACACTGATGGCACTGCTGTGCCGGATGTATGACGTCACCTCAGGCTCCGTGATGGTCGACGGCGTCGACGTCCGCGACTACGACCCCGAACAGTTGTGGTCGACGATCGGGGTGGTGCCGCAACGCGGGCACGTGTTTTCCGGCACGGTCGCCGACAACCTGCGGTTCGGCAAGGCCGACGCGACCGAAGACGAGATGTGGGCGGCGCTCGGCGTCGCGTCGGCCGACTTCGTGGCAGACCACCCCGAGGGGCTGGGCATGCCCGTCGCACAGGGCGGCACGAATTTCTCCGGTGGCCAGCGCCAGCGCCTCGCCATCGCCCGCGCGGTGGTCCGGCGGCCCGCGGTGTACCTGTTCGATGACGCATTCTCGGCGTTGGATGTCCACACCGACGCCCGGGTGCGGGCCGCGTTGTCCGCGGTGGCCGCCGATGCCACGGTGATCATTGTCGCCCAACGGCTTTCGACGGTCATCACGGCCGATCAGATCGTCGTGCTGGACAGCGGCCGGGTGGTCGGCGCCGGCACGCATGCCGAGCTTCTCGAGTCCTGCGCGGTATATCGCGAGTTCGCCGATTCTCAGGCGATTGTGGCCGGGGGCGTGGCGTGA
- a CDS encoding metallophosphoesterase family protein: MRFVHTADWQLGMTRHFLGGEAQPRYSAARRDAVARLGALCAEVGAEFVVVAGDVFEHNQLDPREVSLSLEAMRAIKIPVFLLPGNHDPLDPSSVYTSTLFLAECPPNVTVLDGVHELRPGVQIIGAPWRSKAPTTDLTGDAVADLPADGVTRIVVGHGGVDVLDPDPTKPALIRLDTIEDAVRRGAVHYVALGDKHSRTEVGSTGRVWYSGAPEVTNYDDIEADSGHVLVVDVDDADQSVTVEARRVGQWRFVTLRRIVDTDRDIADLHLNLDGLPDKERTVVRLALTGSLTISDKAALDVCLDRYARLFAALTTWERHTDLVVVPADGEFSDLGIGGFAAAAVDELVGTASTSGDDADDARAALALLLRLVDRGSAA; the protein is encoded by the coding sequence ATGCGTTTCGTCCACACCGCCGACTGGCAGCTCGGTATGACCCGGCATTTCCTGGGCGGTGAGGCGCAGCCGCGCTACTCGGCCGCACGCCGTGACGCGGTGGCGCGCCTCGGTGCGCTGTGCGCCGAGGTCGGTGCGGAATTCGTCGTCGTGGCGGGGGACGTCTTCGAGCACAACCAGCTCGACCCGCGTGAGGTCAGCCTGTCGCTGGAGGCCATGCGCGCCATCAAGATTCCGGTGTTCCTGTTGCCCGGCAACCACGATCCGCTCGATCCATCGTCGGTGTACACCAGCACACTGTTCCTCGCCGAATGCCCGCCGAACGTCACTGTGCTCGACGGTGTGCACGAGCTGCGCCCCGGCGTGCAGATCATCGGTGCGCCGTGGCGCTCCAAGGCACCCACCACGGACCTGACGGGCGACGCGGTGGCCGACCTGCCGGCCGACGGCGTCACCCGAATCGTGGTGGGCCACGGCGGGGTTGACGTCCTCGATCCCGATCCCACGAAGCCGGCGCTGATCCGGCTGGACACCATCGAGGACGCTGTACGGCGGGGTGCCGTCCATTACGTGGCGTTGGGGGACAAGCACTCTCGCACCGAGGTCGGCAGCACCGGCCGGGTGTGGTACTCCGGGGCGCCCGAGGTCACGAATTACGATGACATCGAAGCGGATTCGGGCCACGTCCTGGTGGTCGACGTCGACGACGCGGATCAGTCGGTGACGGTCGAGGCCCGGAGGGTTGGCCAGTGGCGGTTCGTCACGCTGCGCCGGATCGTCGACACGGATCGCGACATCGCCGACCTGCACCTGAATCTGGATGGCCTCCCGGACAAGGAACGCACGGTGGTCCGTCTGGCGCTGACCGGCTCTCTGACCATCTCCGACAAGGCCGCACTCGACGTCTGCCTGGATCGCTACGCACGGCTGTTCGCCGCGCTGACCACGTGGGAACGGCACACCGACCTCGTCGTGGTCCCGGCAGACGGTGAATTCTCGGACCTGGGCATCGGCGGGTTCGCCGCGGCGGCGGTCGACGAACTGGTCGGCACCGCAAGCACTTCGGGCGACGACGCCGACGACGCGCGCGCGGCTCTTGCGCTGCTGCTGCGGCTGGTCGATCGGGGGAGCGCGGCATGA
- a CDS encoding ABC transporter ATP-binding protein, translated as MLASGSRSENFRGTALRLVKQLAPQRSRVIVVMLLGIAGIAVGVIGPRILGHATDLLFNGVLGRGLPAGISREQAVAAARARGDNTFADLLAGSDVVPGQGVDFTAIGHVLTLALLLYLVSAVMVWAEARLLNTIVQRTMFTLRSHVEDKIHRLPLSYFDSRPRGEILSRVTNDIDNVQTSLTITVSQLLTSALAVVAVLAAMIWISPLLALITVLTVPLTLLTTRIITKRSRQQFMAQWRNTGRLNAHIEETYSGFTVVKTFGHRALAEEKFRELNDDVYQASFGAQSLSGLVSPITTFIGNISYVGVAVVGGIQVATGQISLGSIQAFIQYVRQFNQPLTQIASMYNTMQSGMASAERVFEFLDADEEAVLEAGPGSGAGSAAPDLVEFEQVNFSYLPGTRVIENLSFVVEPGTTVAIVGPTGAGKTTLVNLLMRFYEPDSGRILLGGRDIATMSRADLRSRIGMVLQDTWLIGGTIYDNIAYGRPGASEAEVIEAARTARVDHFVHTLPNGYQTRLNENGVNISAGEKQLITIARALVRQPQLLILDEATSSVDSRTELLIAQATAELRRNRTSFIIAHRLSTIRDADLILVVQAGRIVERGSHDELLQRRGAYWQMTQA; from the coding sequence ATGCTGGCGTCCGGTTCGCGGTCCGAGAACTTCCGTGGCACGGCGCTGCGGCTGGTGAAACAACTGGCGCCGCAACGCAGTCGGGTGATAGTGGTGATGCTGTTGGGCATCGCCGGGATCGCGGTCGGCGTGATCGGGCCCCGCATCCTGGGCCACGCCACCGACCTGTTGTTCAACGGGGTGCTGGGCCGCGGGTTGCCGGCGGGTATCAGCCGTGAGCAGGCGGTCGCTGCGGCGCGGGCGCGCGGCGACAACACCTTTGCCGACCTGCTCGCCGGGTCCGATGTCGTTCCGGGCCAGGGCGTCGACTTCACGGCGATCGGCCACGTGCTGACTCTCGCGCTGCTGCTGTATCTGGTGTCCGCGGTGATGGTGTGGGCCGAGGCACGGCTGCTCAACACCATCGTGCAACGCACCATGTTCACGCTGCGCTCACACGTCGAGGACAAGATTCACCGACTGCCGTTGTCGTACTTCGATTCCCGCCCCCGTGGCGAGATTCTCAGCCGGGTCACCAACGACATCGACAACGTCCAGACGTCGTTGACGATCACCGTCAGCCAGCTCCTGACCTCGGCACTGGCAGTGGTTGCCGTGCTGGCGGCGATGATCTGGATTTCGCCGCTGCTGGCGTTGATCACGGTGCTGACGGTGCCGCTCACCTTGCTGACGACGCGGATCATCACCAAGCGGTCGCGGCAACAGTTCATGGCCCAGTGGCGCAATACCGGCCGGCTCAACGCCCACATCGAAGAGACCTACAGCGGTTTCACCGTCGTCAAGACCTTCGGGCACCGCGCACTGGCCGAGGAGAAGTTCCGCGAACTGAACGACGATGTGTACCAGGCGAGTTTCGGCGCACAGTCGCTTTCCGGGCTGGTCTCCCCGATCACCACGTTCATCGGCAACATCAGCTACGTCGGCGTCGCGGTGGTCGGTGGTATCCAGGTGGCGACCGGGCAGATCAGCCTGGGCAGCATCCAGGCGTTCATCCAGTATGTGCGGCAGTTCAACCAGCCATTGACCCAGATCGCGTCGATGTACAACACCATGCAGTCCGGGATGGCCAGCGCGGAACGGGTTTTCGAGTTCCTGGATGCCGACGAAGAGGCCGTCCTTGAGGCCGGGCCGGGGTCGGGCGCGGGCTCAGCTGCGCCGGACCTCGTCGAGTTCGAGCAAGTCAACTTCTCATACCTGCCCGGAACCCGGGTCATCGAGAACCTGTCGTTCGTCGTCGAACCCGGCACCACCGTGGCCATCGTCGGGCCGACGGGGGCCGGCAAGACCACGCTGGTCAATCTGCTGATGCGGTTCTACGAGCCGGATTCCGGCCGAATCCTGCTGGGCGGCCGTGACATTGCGACGATGAGCCGTGCCGACCTGCGATCACGCATCGGCATGGTGCTGCAGGACACGTGGCTCATCGGCGGCACGATCTACGACAACATCGCCTACGGACGTCCCGGGGCCTCCGAGGCCGAGGTGATCGAGGCTGCCCGCACCGCGCGCGTCGACCATTTCGTGCATACGCTGCCGAACGGGTACCAGACGCGCCTCAACGAGAACGGCGTGAACATCAGTGCCGGCGAGAAGCAGCTGATCACGATTGCCCGAGCGCTGGTCCGGCAACCTCAGCTGCTGATCCTCGACGAGGCCACCAGTTCCGTCGACAGCCGCACCGAGCTGCTGATCGCCCAGGCCACCGCGGAGCTGCGCCGCAATCGGACGAGTTTCATTATCGCGCACCGTCTTTCCACCATCCGCGACGCCGATCTGATCCTCGTGGTCCAGGCCGGGCGGATCGTCGAGCGCGGGTCCCACGACGAGCTGCTCCAGCGACGCGGGGCCTACTGGCAGATGACGCAGGCCTGA